From Triticum urartu cultivar G1812 chromosome 2, Tu2.1, whole genome shotgun sequence, a single genomic window includes:
- the LOC125540040 gene encoding oryzain alpha chain-like, producing MRSSMALLAAALLLLVSLAAAADMSIVSYGERSEEEVRRMYAEWMSEHRRTYNAIGEEERRFEVFRDNLRYIDQHNAAADAGLHSFRLGLNRFADLTNEEYRSTYLGARTKPDRERKLSARYQADDNEELPETVDWRKKGAVAAIKDQGGCGSCWAFSAIAAVEGINQIVTGDMIPLSEQELVDCDTSYNEGCNGGLMDYAFEFIINNGGIDSEEDYPYKERDNRCDANKKNAKVVTIDGYEDVPVNSEKSLQKAVANQPISVAIEAGGRAFQLYKSGIFTGTCGTALDHGVAAVGYGTENGKDYWLVRNSWGTVWGEDGYIRMERNIKASSGKCGIAVEPSYPTKTGENPPNPGPTPPSPAPPSSVCDSYNECPASTTCCCIYEYGKECFAWGCCPLEGATCCDDHYSCCPHNYPICNTQQGTCLAAKDSPLSVKAQRRTLAKPIGAFSVIATDGKKSSA from the exons ATGAGGAGCTCCATGGCCCTCTTGGCGGCggcgctgctgctgctggtgtcgctggcggcggcggcggacatgTCGATCGTGTCGTACGGGGAGCGGAGCGAGGAGGAGGTGCGGCGGATGTACGCCGAGTGGATGTCCGAGCACCGCAGGACGTACAACGCCATCGGCGAGGAGGAGCGCCGCTTCGAGGTCTTCAGGGACAACCTCCGCTACATCGACCAGCACaacgccgccgccgacgccgggCTCCACTCCTTCCGCCTCGGCCTCAACCGCTTCGCCGACCTCACCAACGAGGAGTACCGCAGCACGTACCTGGGCGCCCGGACCAAGCCGGACCGGGAGCGGAAGCTCAGCGCCAGGTACCAGGCCGACGACAACGAGGAGCTGCCGGAGACCGTCGACTGGAGGAAGAAGGGGGCCGTTGCTGCCATCAAGGACCAGGGCGGCTGCG GGAGCTGCTGGGCTTTCTCAGCAATAGCAGCTGTTGAAGGCATCAACCAGATTGTTACGGGCGACATGATCCCTCTGTCCGAGCAAGAGCTTGTTGACTGTGACACTTCATACAACGAGGGATGCAATGGAGGTCTGATGGACTATGCGTTTGAGTTCATCATTAACAATGGCGGTATCGACTCTGAGGAGGACTACCCCTACAAGGAGAGGGACAACCGTTGCGATGCTAACAAG AAAAATGCGAAGGTTGTTACCATTGATGGGTACGAGGATGTGCCCGTGAACAGTGAGAAGAGTCTGCAGAAGGCAGTTGCAAACCAGCCCATCAGTGTTGCGATTGAGGCTGGTGGCAGGGCATTCCAGCTCTACAAATCG GGTATCTTCACTGGAACCTGTGGAACAGCACTTGACCATGGTGTCGCCGCCGTTGGTTATGGTACAGAGAACGGCAAGGACTACTGGCTCGTCAGGAACTCCTGGGGTACCGTCTGGGGAGAGGATGGTTACATCCGGATGGAGCGGAACATCAAGGCATCCAGTGGCAAATGTGGTATTGCCGTTGAGCCTTCCTACCCGACGAAGACGGGCGAGAACCCCCCTAACCCCGGCCCAACTCCACCATCTCCCGCCCCACCGTCTTCCGTCTGTGACAGCTACAACGAGTGCCCCGCGAGCACGACCTGCTGCTGCATCTACGAGTACGGCAAGGAGTGCTTCGCCTGGGGCTGTTGCCCACTCGAGGGTGCTACCTGCTGCGATGATCACTACAGCTGCTGCCCTCATAACTATCCCATCTGCAACACCCAGCAGGGAACCTGCCTTGCG GCCAAGGACAGCCCACTGTCAGTGAAGGCTCAGAGGCGTACCCTGGCCAAGCCTATCGGTGCTTTCTCTGTCATTGCAACTGACGGCAAGAAAAGTAGCGCGTAA